One window from the genome of Deltaproteobacteria bacterium encodes:
- a CDS encoding GNAT family N-acetyltransferase — MKVRPATDLDLPGIAKIHVQSWRDAYRHMLPAVFLGDPIERVLSRHWQKTDLRDNGLVLVAEADELAGFIAVWCRPAPYIDNLHVRPLSRSKKIGSRLMKKAAEALLRKGHRTAYLWVFESNWKAIRFYERLGGVPAEKTTQDIFGYKIPSLKIEWKDISTLVSV; from the coding sequence GTGAAGGTACGACCAGCCACCGATTTGGACCTGCCGGGAATTGCGAAAATCCACGTGCAAAGCTGGAGGGACGCCTATCGCCATATGCTACCGGCGGTGTTCCTGGGCGACCCCATCGAGCGGGTGCTGAGCCGGCACTGGCAAAAGACCGACCTTAGAGACAACGGTCTGGTCTTGGTGGCGGAGGCGGATGAACTGGCCGGCTTCATTGCGGTCTGGTGCCGGCCGGCCCCCTACATAGACAACCTCCACGTCAGGCCGCTTTCGAGGTCGAAAAAGATCGGTTCACGCCTGATGAAAAAGGCTGCCGAAGCATTACTGCGGAAGGGGCATCGAACCGCCTATCTCTGGGTCTTCGAAAGCAATTGGAAGGCGATTCGATTTTACGAACGTCTGGGAGGCGTCCCGGCCGAAAAGACCACCCAGGACATCTTCGGCTACAAGATTCCCAGTTTGAAGATTGAATGGAAGGACATCTCCACGCTTGTCTCGGTGTAG
- the rnhA gene encoding ribonuclease HI, giving the protein MISATLRMAINRNGHPCMPRNKKKKFYAVAVGNTPGIYTEWYGDNGAEIQVRGFSGAVFKGFTTRKEAEDFFRENEGKKSNKVKPKASPTKPRASSTSKPATKPKTASGDGGIVIYTDGGCSPSNPGPGGYGVVIMRGKKKVKELSGGYRFTTNNRMELMACIVGLGFLKRPSNVILHSDSKYVVNGITKGWAERWRANGWMKNKREAAVNPDLWKKLLELCEKHDVRFEWVKGHAGNMGNERCDQLANMEAAKKRLPADKGYEKKGA; this is encoded by the coding sequence ATGATATCCGCAACGCTGAGAATGGCCATAAATCGTAACGGACACCCATGCATGCCTCGTAATAAAAAGAAAAAATTCTACGCGGTCGCTGTCGGCAACACCCCGGGCATCTATACCGAATGGTATGGAGATAACGGTGCCGAAATTCAAGTCCGTGGATTTTCAGGGGCTGTTTTCAAAGGATTCACGACCAGGAAAGAAGCGGAAGATTTCTTTAGGGAAAATGAGGGCAAGAAATCGAACAAGGTGAAACCGAAGGCGTCCCCCACCAAACCGAGGGCATCTTCTACCAGCAAACCCGCAACAAAACCAAAGACAGCCTCCGGGGACGGCGGTATCGTTATCTACACCGACGGCGGCTGCTCGCCAAGCAATCCCGGCCCCGGTGGATATGGTGTCGTTATTATGAGAGGGAAGAAAAAAGTGAAGGAACTCTCGGGCGGCTACCGGTTCACAACCAATAACCGGATGGAATTGATGGCTTGTATTGTGGGGCTGGGTTTCCTTAAAAGGCCGTCTAACGTCATCCTCCACAGCGATTCGAAATATGTCGTCAATGGGATCACCAAAGGGTGGGCCGAGAGGTGGAGGGCTAATGGCTGGATGAAAAATAAAAGAGAGGCCGCTGTAAATCCGGATTTGTGGAAAAAATTGCTCGAGCTTTGTGAAAAGCACGATGTCAGGTTCGAGTGGGTGAAAGGGCATGCCGGGAATATGGGCAATGAGCGGTGTGATCAGTTGGCCAATATGGAAGCTGCTAAGAAACGATTGCCGGCGGATAAGGGTTATGAGAAAAAGGGGGCGTGA